In Gemmatimonadota bacterium, the genomic stretch TTGTGCGCCACATCGTAGACCCGAACGGGGTTTCCCGCCACTTTCCGCAACCGCCCCGGCCATTGCGTCCGCCCGAATCCGCCGAGGAGCAAGTCCAGCGCCTCCGGTCTGGAATCCACCAGGCGCGCGGCGAGGGCCGCCGTGGCCAGATTCCGCGACTGATGGACGCCGGGGAGCGGGGTGAATACCTCCCGCTCCGGATCGCCCGGCAGGCGAATCCGCGCCGTAAGGCCATCCCAGTTGTTGGAGAGCACGCGAAGCTCCACCTCTTCGTCCACGCGCAGCACAGGCACTCCACGGCGCCGGGCAATCTCCTCGCACGCCTCGCGCGGTGCGGGCTGCATCTCTCCCAGCACGAGCGGCACCCCGGGGCGAAGGATGCCCGCCTTCTCCCGGGCGATCTCCGCCAGGCTCCCGCCAAGCGTCTTCGTGTGGTCCAGGTCGATCCCGGTCACCACCGTCACCGCCGGATGGCAGACACTGGTCGCATCCAGTCGCCCGCCAAGCCCAACCTCCAGCACGGCGATATCCACGCGGGATTGTCGGAAATGCTCGAACGCAAGGGCGGTGGTCACCTCAAAGAAGGACGCGTCTAACTCTCCGCCGGTGGAAGTCATCGCGTCCAGCGCGAGTGCGGCGTCCTCCTCCCGGATGGGATGCCCGTCCACGCGAATGCGCTCGGCGAAGTCGACAAGGTGAGGCGAAGTCAGAAGGCCCACGCGCCGACCGGTTGCCGAGAGCGCGGCCGCCACCATGGCGCACACGGAGCCCTTGCCGTTCGTGCCCGCCACGTGAACGGCGGGAAACTCCCGCTCCGGGTGGTCCAAGCGGTCCAGAAGGCGGGTCACATTCGCAAGGCCCAGTTCCACGCTCTGGCCGCGCAACGCGGTCAGTCGCTCGAAAGCGCCACCGCTCACGACGCGCCGGACACCGTGACCGCCGGAGCCACCGGGGATTCGGGCTCCATCTTCGCGTCGCCGAAGAACGCCAGCAGCGTGGCCAGTTCGTCCCGCAGATCCCGCCGGTGTACGACCCGATCCACAAACCCGTGCTCCATCAGGAACTCCGACCGCTGGAATCCTTCGGGAAGTTCCTGGTTGATGGTCTCGCGAATCACACGCGGCCCGGCGAACCCGATGAGCGCTTTCGGTTCCGCGAGAATCACATCGCCCAGCGACGCAAAGCTGGCCGTCACGCCGCCCGTGGTGGGGTGCGTGAGAATGGAAATGTGCAGCAGTTTCTCTTCCGCAAGACGCGCCAGCGCAGAGGAGGTCTTCGCCATCTGCATGAGCGAGAGAATGCCTTCCTGCATCCGGGCGCCACCCGAACTGGAGAGCGTGACCACAGCCCGGCGCTCCTCAATGGCACGGATCACGGCTCGGTAGATGCGCTCCCCGACCACCGACCCCATGCTGCCCCCCATGAACGAAAAGTCCAGAAACGCGACCGACACGGGGATGCCCTTCACCAGCCCTCGTCCGGAGAGGATGGCTTCCTCCATCCCCGACTTCTTCTTCGCGGCCTGAACGCGGTCCGGGTAGGCTTTGGAGTCCCGGAAGCGGAGCGGATCCGTGGGAACCAACCCCGCGTCTTCCTCAACGAAACTCCCGGCATCCAGCAGGAGCGAAAGATACTGGCGGCTCCCGATCCGGAAGTGATTGTCACACTTCCCGCAGGTCCAGAGGCCCTTTTCCATCTCCGGACGATAGAGAACCTCTCCGCACGCATTGCACTTCAGCCAGACGCCGCCGGGCATGTCCTTCTTGCCGGAGGTCTTGATTCCCTTCTTCGCTCTTCGGAACCAGGGCATCAGCGCCCCCCCGGGGTGTCGGCGGAGAACTGCTCCAGGCAGGCGGCCAGGAGTTGCGAGAATCGCTCCTTGCGGGACTGCATGACTTCGATGACTTCCTCGTGATTCACCTCGCGTCCGGGCACGACACCCGGCGCCATATTCGTCACACAGGCGAAGGCCACCGCATCCATTCCGAGCGCGGTCGCTGAAATCAGCTCCGGCGCGGTCGACATGCTCACGACATCCGCGCCAAAGGTGCGCGCCATCCGAACCTCGGCCGGAGTCTCGTAGGACGGACCCTTCGATGAGAAAAGCACGCCCGTGCGAAGCGGTATCCCCACGCTCTCGGCGGCGCTCGACACCCGTTCCAGAAGACGCGGTGAGACGCGCGCCGGGCTGCCGAACGCGCCGGGCGATCCGCGAAGGGGGCTGTCCAGCATGAAGTTCACAAAGTCGTGAATCCGCACCAGATCACCCACGCGATAACCCGGATTCACGCCGCCTGCCGCGCAGGTCACCACGAGATCCCGAACGCCCAGCCCGTGCAGGACACCCACGGTCTCCCCGATTCGTCGGAGACTGTGTCCTTCGTAGTGGTGGAGCCGGCCCTGCATCGCAAGGAAATCCCGACCGTTCGACCGTCCGCGCACGAGCCTCCCCGCGTGACCCGCCACCGTGCTTCGGCCGAAACCGGGGATCTCCTCGTACGGGCACTCCTCCAGTGTCTCCACCGTATCCACGAAGTGACCCCACCCGCTCCCCAGAATGAACCCGACGCGCGCGCCGCCAAAGCCGCGATCCGCGAGAAACTCGACGGACTCGCGACTTCCGGGGAAGGGTGGAGTGGTCGTGGGGTTGAGCAATGGAATCCGCCTCCTTCCGGCAGGTTCCGGGGACCATACCGCCCCCTCGGTCCTCATGGTACCTCTGTCGACCCGGATTCGGTTTCTTTCCGCTGTTCCCTGCGGATCTCAGCGTCCGTCTTTCGCAGGTAAACTGGCTCTACGGACGCAGAATCCGCCATTTCTCCGGATTTCGCCTTCCGTATGGCTGCCCGAAGGACCGCGGCGGCACGCGTTCTCGCCAGTTCCGGAGGGGCGACCCAGCCGGATTCCGCACCGAAGAGAGGCCGGAGAAGCGGCGTGCCGTCCCCGCAGAGGATCCCGCCGGGCGTCGCGGCCGACGAGGTGGCCCCCAAGAGCGCAAGAAGTGCCACGGGCGAGACGGCCTCCGGCCCCCACGCAAGAACAGGCGCGTCTCCCGCATCCGCCGCGCGATAGAGCGCCGCATAGACTTCGCCCCGTCGCGCATCCACCGAGGGGAGAATCAGCGTTCCCGGCAAAGCCCCCTCGGACGCGGACTCCGCGATCCCCTCCAGCGTTCCCACCGGGACGACCGGAATGCCGCGCGCCAGCGCCAGCCCCTGAGCCGCGGCAATCCCGATACGGATGCCGGTGAACGATCCCGGGCCGGTCGACACCGCCACAGCGTCCAGGTCGGCAGGCGACACGCCGGATTCCGCGAGAAGCGCAAAGAGCCCCGCCACCGCACCCTCGCCCCGGAGGTCCACCTCCCGATCGCGGACCTTGCCTCCGGCTTTCAGCGCGACGCTTCCGGCAGGCGTGGTCGTCTCCAGCGCGGCAATGTTCATAGCTCGCCTCCCTCCAGCGCCCGGATGTGCACTCCCGCCGGAAGCAGGATCCGGATCCGTCGCGATTCCCCGTCCGACTCCAAGCGTATCCGCACCGTATCGGGCGGCAGCGCGGGAAGCACGCGGTCCCCCCACTCCAGCAACACCAGCGTCTCTCCGTCGAGCAGTTCCGAGAACCCCAGCGCGTCCAGTTCCCCGGGCCCGTCAAGGCGAAAGCAGTCCATGTGCACGACCCGGCGGCCATCCGCCGCTTCATGGATGTTCTGGAGCGTGTAGGTGGGGCTCGTGACTTCCGTCTCCACACCGGCCCCCGCGCAGATCCCCCGGGCAAGCACCGTCTTTCCTGAACCGAGCGCCCCCTCCAGCGAGAGTACCGCCCCATTCGGAAGCGTCCGGCCCAACGCCGCGCCGACGGCATGCGTCTCCTCCGCCGACCCGGTTCGGATGGCCAGCGCGCGCGGAGCGGACTGGGTCATCGCGGGTTCATCACTGCGACGGGGAGAACCATCTCTTCCAGTGAGATCCCGCCATGCTGGAAGCTCCCGCGGAACTGGCGCTCGTACTCGTGGAACTTCGTCGGGTAGACGAAGTAGTAGTTCTCCCGCGCGATGATGTAGTGCGTCCCGAGACCCATCGACGGCAGTTGGTAGGCTTCCGGGTCCTTGATGTGGAGCGCGTGCTTGGTATCGCACCCGAGGTTGCTCCCGATCTTGAACCGCAGATTCGTCGTGGTGTCCCGGTTTCCCTGCACCATCGAAGCGTGCCTTCCGATAATGGAGCCATGATCCGTGGTCACGACCACGGTGGCATCCTGCCGGGACACGG encodes the following:
- a CDS encoding folylpolyglutamate synthase/dihydrofolate synthase family protein — protein: MSGGAFERLTALRGQSVELGLANVTRLLDRLDHPEREFPAVHVAGTNGKGSVCAMVAAALSATGRRVGLLTSPHLVDFAERIRVDGHPIREEDAALALDAMTSTGGELDASFFEVTTALAFEHFRQSRVDIAVLEVGLGGRLDATSVCHPAVTVVTGIDLDHTKTLGGSLAEIAREKAGILRPGVPLVLGEMQPAPREACEEIARRRGVPVLRVDEEVELRVLSNNWDGLTARIRLPGDPEREVFTPLPGVHQSRNLATAALAARLVDSRPEALDLLLGGFGRTQWPGRLRKVAGNPVRVYDVAHNAAGVAALSHSLVELGLPEGSVLVLGVLGDKDLSEMATRLSGVFRRAVTATPPHPVRARPAEETASALAAAGMNVDWRESVADAVAFARESLPAGAWVVVAGSLFTVGAAMRAFGDPVDTPGPAEEPAPAGAWEG
- the accD gene encoding acetyl-CoA carboxylase, carboxyltransferase subunit beta, which codes for MPWFRRAKKGIKTSGKKDMPGGVWLKCNACGEVLYRPEMEKGLWTCGKCDNHFRIGSRQYLSLLLDAGSFVEEDAGLVPTDPLRFRDSKAYPDRVQAAKKKSGMEEAILSGRGLVKGIPVSVAFLDFSFMGGSMGSVVGERIYRAVIRAIEERRAVVTLSSSGGARMQEGILSLMQMAKTSSALARLAEEKLLHISILTHPTTGGVTASFASLGDVILAEPKALIGFAGPRVIRETINQELPEGFQRSEFLMEHGFVDRVVHRRDLRDELATLLAFFGDAKMEPESPVAPAVTVSGAS
- a CDS encoding purine-nucleoside phosphorylase, whose translation is MRTEGAVWSPEPAGRRRIPLLNPTTTPPFPGSRESVEFLADRGFGGARVGFILGSGWGHFVDTVETLEECPYEEIPGFGRSTVAGHAGRLVRGRSNGRDFLAMQGRLHHYEGHSLRRIGETVGVLHGLGVRDLVVTCAAGGVNPGYRVGDLVRIHDFVNFMLDSPLRGSPGAFGSPARVSPRLLERVSSAAESVGIPLRTGVLFSSKGPSYETPAEVRMARTFGADVVSMSTAPELISATALGMDAVAFACVTNMAPGVVPGREVNHEEVIEVMQSRKERFSQLLAACLEQFSADTPGGR
- the tsaB gene encoding tRNA (adenosine(37)-N6)-threonylcarbamoyltransferase complex dimerization subunit type 1 TsaB translates to MNIAALETTTPAGSVALKAGGKVRDREVDLRGEGAVAGLFALLAESGVSPADLDAVAVSTGPGSFTGIRIGIAAAQGLALARGIPVVPVGTLEGIAESASEGALPGTLILPSVDARRGEVYAALYRAADAGDAPVLAWGPEAVSPVALLALLGATSSAATPGGILCGDGTPLLRPLFGAESGWVAPPELARTRAAAVLRAAIRKAKSGEMADSASVEPVYLRKTDAEIRREQRKETESGSTEVP
- the tsaE gene encoding tRNA (adenosine(37)-N6)-threonylcarbamoyltransferase complex ATPase subunit type 1 TsaE, encoding MTQSAPRALAIRTGSAEETHAVGAALGRTLPNGAVLSLEGALGSGKTVLARGICAGAGVETEVTSPTYTLQNIHEAADGRRVVHMDCFRLDGPGELDALGFSELLDGETLVLLEWGDRVLPALPPDTVRIRLESDGESRRIRILLPAGVHIRALEGGEL